One genomic window of Mustela nigripes isolate SB6536 chromosome 15, MUSNIG.SB6536, whole genome shotgun sequence includes the following:
- the SLITRK5 gene encoding SLIT and NTRK-like protein 5 produces MHTCCPPVTLEQDLHRKMHSWILQTLAFALTSLVLSCAETIDYYGEICDNACPCEEKDGILTVSCENRGIISLSEISPPRFPIYHLLLSGNLLNRLYPNEFVNYTGASILHLGSNVIQDIETGAFHGLRGLRRLHLNNNKLELLRDDTFLGLESLEYLQVDYNYISVIEPNAFGKLHLLQVLILNDNLLSSLPNNLFRFVPLTHLDLRGNRLKLLPYVGLLQHMDKVVELQLEENPWNCSCELISLKDWLDSISYSALVGDVVCETPFRLHGRDLDEVSKQELCPRKLISDYEMRPQTPLSTTGYLHTTPASVNSVATSSSAVYKPPLKPPKGTRQPNKPRVRPTSRQPSKDLGYGNYGPSIAYQTKSPVPLECPTACTCNLQISDLGLNVNCQERKIESIAELQPKPYNPKKMYLTENYIAVVRRSDFLEATGLDLLHLGNNRISMIQDRAFGDLTNLRRLYLNGNRIERLSPELFYGLQSLQYLFLQYNLIREIQSGTFDPVPNLQLLFLNNNLLQTMPSGVFSGLTLLRLNLRSNHFTSLPVSGVLDQLKSLIQIDLHDNPWDCTCDVVGMKLWVEQLKVGVLVDEVICKAPKKFAETDMRSIKSELLCPDYSDVVVSTPTPSSIQVPARTSAVTPAVRLNSTGAPAGLGAGGGASSVPLSVLILSLLLVFIMSVFVAAGLFVLVMKRRKKNQSDHTSTNNSDVSSFNMQYSVYSGGGGAGGHPHAHVHHRGPALPKVKTPAGHVYEYIPHPLGHMCKNPIYRSREGNSVEDYKDLHELKVTYSSNHHLQQQPPPPPPQPQQQPPPQLQLQPGEEERRESHHLRSPAYSVSTIEPREDLLSPVQDADRFYRGILEPDKHCSTTPAGNSLPEYPKFPCSPAAYTFSPNYDLRRPHQYLHPGAGDSRLREPVLYSPPSAVFVEPNRNEYLELKAKLNVEPDYLEVLEKQTTFSQF; encoded by the coding sequence ATGCACACTTGCTGCCCCCCAGTAACTTTGGAACAGGACCTTCACAGAAAAATGCATAGCTGGATTCTGCAGACTCTAGCGTTTGCTCTAACATCTCTCGTCCTTTCGTGTGCAGAAACCATCGATTATTATGGGGAAATCTGTGACAATGCATGTCCTTGTGAGGAAAAGGACGGCATTTTAACTGTGAGCTGTGAAAACCGGGGGATCATCAGCCTCTCTGAAATTAGCCCTCCCCGTTTCCCAATCTACCACCTCTTGTTGTCTGGAAACCTTTTGAACCGTCTGTATCCCAATGAGTTTGTCAATTACACTGGGGCTTCAATTTTGCATCTGGGCAGCAACGTGATCCAGGACATTGAGACTGGGGCTTTCCATGGGCTGCGGGGTTTAAGGAGACTGCATCTGAACAATAATAAACTGGAACTTCTGCGTGATGATACCTTCCTTGGCCTAGAGAGCCTGGAGTACCTACAGGTCGATTACAATTACATCAGTGTCATTGAACCCAATGCTTTTGGGAAACTGCATTTGTTGCAGGTGCTTATCCTCAATGACAATCTCCTGTCCAGTTTACCCAACAACCTTTTCCGTTTTGTGCCCTTAACGCACTTGGACCTGCGAGGGAACCGGCTGAAACTTCTGCCCTATGTGGGGCTGTTGCAGCACATGGATAAAGTTGTGGAGTTACAGCTGGAAGAAAACCCCTGGAATTGCTCCTGTGAGTTGATCTCTCTCAAGGATTGGTTGGACAGCATCTCCTACTCTGCCCTGGTGGGGGATGTGGTTTGTGAGACCCCCTTCCGCTTACATGGCAGAGATCTGGATGAGGTGTCCAAGCAGGAACTTTGCCCAAGGAAACTTATTTCAGATTATGAGATGAGGCCACAGACACCTCTGAGCACCACCGGGTATTTACACACTACCCCAGCCTCGGTGAATTCAGTGGCCACTTCGTCCTCTGCTGTTTACAAACCCCCCTTAAAGCCCCCTAAGGGGACCCGCCAACCCAACAAGCCCAGAGTGCGCCCCACCTCTCGGCAGCCCTCCAAGGACTTGGGCTATGGCAACTATGGCCCCAGCATCGCCTACCAGACCAAATCTCCGGTGCCTTTGGAGTGTCCCACAGCGTGCACTTGCAACCTACAAATCTCGGATCTGGGCCTCAACGTCAACTGCCAGGAGCGCAAAATCGAGAGCATCGCAGAACTGCAGCCCAAGCCCTACAACCCCAAGAAAATGTATCTGACAGAGAATTACATTGCGGTTGTGCGCAGGAGCGACTTCCTGGAGGCCACGGGGCTGGACCTCCTACACCTGGGCAACAACCGCATCTCAATGATCCAGGACCGCGCCTTCGGGGATCTCACCAACCTGAGGCGCCTCTACCTAAATGGCAACAGGATAGAGAGGCTGAGCCCAGAGTTGTtctatggcctgcaaagcctgcAGTATCTCTTCCTCCAGTACAATCTCATACGTGAGATTCAGTCTGGGACTTTCGATCCGGTCCCAAACCTCCAGCTGCTATTCCTGAATAACAACCTCCTGCAGACCATGCCCTCAGGGGTCTTCTCTGGCCTGACCCTTCTCAGGCTGAACCTAAGGAGTAACCATTTCACCTCCTTGCCCGTGAGTGGAGTTCTGGACCAGCTGAAGTCACTCATCCAAATCGACCTGCATGACAACCCTTGGGATTGTACCTGCGACGTGGTGGGCATGAAGCTGTGGGTCGAGCAGCTCAAAGTGGGTGTCTTGGTGGACGAGGTCATCTGCAAGGCGCCCAAGAAGTTTGCGGAGACGGATATGCGCTCTATTAAGTCGGAGCTGCTGTGCCCAGACTACTCTGACGTGGTGGTTTCCACGCCCACGCCCTCCTCCATCCAAGTCCCAGCGAGGACCAGCGCGGTGACCCCCGCGGTCCGGTTGAACAGCACCGGGGCCCCCGCGGGCTTgggcgcggggggaggggcgtcGTCGGTGCCCTTGTCGGTGTTGATTCTCAGCCTGCTGCTGGTTTTTATCATGTCCGTCTTCGTGGCCGCGGGGCTCTTCGTGCTGGTTATGAAGCGCAGGAAGAAGAACCAGAGCGACCACACCAGCACCAACAATTCCGACGTGAGCTCCTTCAACATGCAGTACAGCGTGtacagcggcggcggcggcgcgggagGCCACCCGCACGCGCACGTGCACCACCGCGGGCCCGCGCTGCCCAAGGTGAAGACGCCCGCGGGCCACGTGTATGAGTACATCCCCCATCCATTGGGCCACATGTGCAAAAACCCCATCTACCGCTCTCGAGAGGGCAACTCCGTGGAGGATTACAAAGACCTGCACGAGCTCAAGGTCACCTACAGCAGCAACCACCACCTGCAGCaacagccgccgccgccgccgccgcagcctcAGCAGCAGCCCCCGCCGCAGTTGCAGCTGCAgccgggggaggaggagaggcggGAAAGCCACCACTTGCGGAGTCCCGCCTATAGCGTCAGCACCATCGAGCCCCGGGAGGACCTGCTGTCGCCGGTGCAGGACGCCGACCGCTTTTACAGGGGCATTTTAGAACCAGACAAACACTGCTCCACCACCCCCGCCGGCAACAGCCTCCCGGAATATCCCAAATTTCCGTGCAGCCCCGCTGCTTACACTTTCTCCCCCAACTATGACCTGAGACGCCCCCACCAGTATTTGCACCCGGGGGCCGGGGACAGCAGGCTACGGGAACCGGTGCTCTACAGCCCCCCCAGTGCTGTCTTTGTAGAACCCAACCGGAACGAGTATCTGGagttaaaagcaaaactaaacgTTGAGCCGGACTACCTCGAAGTGCTGGAAAAACAGACCACATTTAGCCAGTTCTAA